In the genome of Pieris rapae chromosome 6, ilPieRapa1.1, whole genome shotgun sequence, one region contains:
- the LOC110997360 gene encoding guanylate cyclase soluble subunit beta-1, giving the protein MYGFVNYALELLVMKAYGVEIWEKIKKKAEVAMEGSFLVRQIYDDEITYNLITAAVEVLQTPANEILELFGMTFFEFCQDSGYDKILQVLGATPRDFLQNLDGLHDHLGTLYPGMRAPSFRCTERPEDGALVLHYYSDRPGLEHIVIGIVKTVTSKLHNTEVQVEILKTKEECDHVQYLITETSTGRGTAPEMTEIRTLSKEPKVSPATFCRVFPFHLMFDRELNIVQAGRSVTRLLPRLNKPGCKITDVLETVRPHLEMTFANVLAHINTVYVLKTKPEEMSVSDHHEDIASLRLKGQMLYIPETDVVVFQCYPSVTNLDDLTRRGLCISDIPLHDATRDLVLMSEQFEADYKLTQNLEVLTDKLQHTYRELEAEKQKTDRLLYSVLPMSVATELRHRRPVPARRYDPVTLLFSGIVGFANYCARNIDHKGAMKIVKMLNDLYTAFDVLTDPKRNPDVYKVETVGDKYMAVSGLPEYKEGHAKHICLLALEMMDLSKTVTVDGEPVGITIGIHSGEVVTGVIGHRMPRYCLFGNTVNLTSRCETTGVPGTINVSEDTHSYLMREDNYDEQFELTYRGHVSMKGKAVPMQTWFLTRKTK; this is encoded by the exons ATG TACGGGTTTGTTAACTATGCGTTGGAGTTATTGGTGATGAAAGCTTATGGAGTGGAAATATGGGAGAAAATCAA GAAAAAGGCTGAGGTGGCGATGGAAGGCTCATTCCTTGTTCGGCAGATATATGATGATGAAATCACATACAATCTCATTACAGCTGCCGTTGAAGTATTGC AGACACCAGCGAACGAAATACTTGAGCTTTTTGGAATGACATTCTTTGAGTTCTGTCAAGATTCTGGCTATGACAAGATTCTTCAAGTCCTTGGAGCTACACCTCGCGATTTCTTACAG aatCTAGACGGTCTGCATGACCACTTGGGTACCCTATACCCGGGAATGCGCGCGCCCTCCTTCCGTTGTACGGAGCGGCCGGAAGATGGCGCTTTGGTCCTCCATTACTATTCCGACAGGCCAGGACTAGAGCACATCGTGATTGGTATTGTTAAg ACAGTAACAAGCAAGCTGCATAACACAGAAGTGCAGGTAGAAATCCTGAAGACGAAAGAGGAGTGCGACCATGTCCAGTACCTCATCACTGAGACTTCTACTGGGAGAGGAACCGCGCCCGAGATGACAGAGATACGGACTTTGTCAAAAG AACCGAAAGTCAGTCCAGCGACATTCTGCCGCGTGTTTCCATTCCACCTGATGTTCGATCGGGAGCTGAACATAGTCCAAGCAGGTCGCTCCGTCACTCGGCTCTTGCCGAGACTGAATAAACCCGGCTGCAAGATCACCGATGTTTTGGAGACG GTACGACCTCACCTCGAGATGACATTCGCTAATGTGTTGGCTCACATCAACACAGTTTATGTTCTGAAGACGAAGCCTGAGGAAATGAGCGTCAGTGATCATCATGAGGACATCGCTTCTTTAAGATTGAAG GGCCAAATGTTATACATCCCTGAAACTGATGTGGTTGTCTTCCAATGCTACCCCAGTGTCACCAATCTTGATGATCTGACACG tCGGGGCCTCTGCATCTCCGACATACCTCTCCACGACGCCACAAGAGACTTGGTGCTGATGTCCGAGCAGTTCGAGGCTGACTACAAGCTCACTCAGAATTTGGAGGTTCTCACGGACAAACTTCAGCACACATATAGGGAACTGGAGGCTGAGAAGCAGAAGACTgatag ACTTCTCTACTCGGTATTACCCATGAGCGTGGCGACGGAACTACGTCACCGGCGTCCAGTGCCAGCGCGGAGATACGACCCTGTGACTCTTCTATTCAGCGGTATCGTCGGATTCGCCAACTACTGCGCCAGGAACATCGACCACAAGGGCGCCATGAAGATTGTCAAAATGCTCAACGATCTCTACACGGCGTTTGACGTGCTTACCGACCCGAAGAGGAATCCCGACGTTTATAAG GTGGAAACAGTAGGTGACAAGTACATGGCGGTATCTGGTCTGCCAGAATACAAAGAAGGCCACGCCAAGCACATCTGCCTCCTCGCTCTGGAGATGATGGATTTGTCCAAAACCGTCACTGTTGATGGAGAACCTGTG GGAATAACAATTGGGATCCATTCTGGGGAAGTGGTGACGGGAGTTATCGGCCATCGTATGCCTCGGTACTGTCTCTTCGGGAACACTGTCAACCTGACAAGCAGATGCGAGACCACTGGAGTTCCGGGGACTATTAATGTCAGCGAGGATACGCACAG CTACCTTATGCGTGAAGACAACTATGACGAACAGTTCGAGCTGACATATCGTGGTCATGTCTCCATGAAAGGAAAAGCAGTGCCGATGCAGACCTGGTTCTTGACAAGAAAGACAAAATAG
- the LOC110997368 gene encoding uncharacterized protein LOC110997368 has protein sequence MDSFMDFYFDEVFINLDRDCLNERYKRRELVQYFNSVITGCAKGQNKSDNATCKNFVNSALKYHNNCKSDNGDVCLMGKYHNLLYIAMKLAFDWSLQDNGVIAALLDELYACERTFERIFLGAIFGTSAPYFLAGWKSDFVDREENVHALVFFLDHATNANLEFKDEEKTYRFIDVPLESCGKASPVRVVIQMGAAEILMILLRFGARITADHVSSNPIETILDRLKEYNRQYPNELVTCLKLTLRAVPRLTLTVDKSALKHLELPDDYNYQRRVMLEKYGEILKDHLVPSSRCGLQPVELKHLCRCQIRHVLWGNFELPFGIQNLPIPMSLKKYLDLCED, from the exons ATGGATTCATTTATGGATTTTTATTTCGACGAAGTATTCATAAATTTGGATAGAGACTGTCTCAACGAGCGATACAAGAGACGGGAACTAGTGCAGTATTTTAATTCTGTGATCACCGGCTGTGCCAAAG GACAAAACAAATCCGATAACGCAACATGCAAGAACTTCGTGAATTCGGCTCTTAAATACCACAATAATTGTAAGTCGGACAATGGCGACGTGTGCCTTATGGGAAAGTATCacaatcttttatatattgccATGAAGTTGGCTTTTGACTGGAGCTTGCAGGATAATGGGGTAATCGCTGCGTTGTTAGATGAGCTGTACGCTTGTGAGCGGACATTTGAAAGGATATTTTTAG GTGCAATATTTGGTACCTCTGCACCATACTTCTTAGCCGGATGGAAGTCGGACTTCGTAGACCGAGAGGAAAACGTACACGCCCTAGTCTTCTTTTTAGATCACGCGACGAACGCAAATCTAGAATTCAAAGACGAAGAGAAAACTTATCGCTTCATAGACGTTCCCTTGGAGAGCTGTGGCAAAGCTTCACCAGTACGAGTGGTTATACAGATGGGAGCCGCTGAAATTCTGATGATCCTACTCCGATTTGGGGCTAGAATAACCGCGGACCACGTATCGAGTAATCCCATAGAGACAATCCTGGACCGTCTTAAAGAGTATAACCGACAGTATCCCAACGAATTGGTCACTTGTTTGAAGTTGACATTGAGGGCCGTACCACGTTTGACTTTGACAGTTGACAAGAGCGCTTTAAAGCACCTAGAGTTGCCAGACGATTATAATTATCAACGAAGAGTTATGTTGGAAAAGTACGGGGAGATTTTAAAGGATCATTTAGTGCCTAGCTCTCGATGTGGGTTGCAACCGGTTGAGTTAAAGCACTTGTGCCGTTGTCAAATTAGACATGTTCTGTGGGGGAATTTCGAGTTGCCATTTGGGATACAAAATTTGCCGATACCGATGTCTTTGAAGAAGTACTTGGATTTGTGTGAGGAttga